One Pseudomonadota bacterium genomic window, CCAGGCTTCGTCTTGTCTCGTCGGTCGGCCGATGGCGTGGTGAAGCCTCTCGCCTGGCCCATGGCGAGCACAGGGGCTTCACGGCGTCGTTCTCAGGTGCTATACTCTCATCATGGCGCGCCTCAGCAGGCTCCAGTGGATGACCGCGGCGGCCCTCGGCGGCACGATGGTTGCCGCCGGACTTCACCTGCGCCGCACCCGTGAGCGCTGGCCCCTCCAGAGCCTGACGGTGATCGCGCGAGACGGCCGACCGCTCCCCGCGTTCCTGCGCCTTCCCGAGGGGAGCGGACCCCACCCCGCCGTGCTCATGCTGCATGGGGGCAGGGGAGGGGCGCCGGCCCGCGCCGCGGTGCTCGCCCGCTCGCCCGTTGCGGTGGGGCTGCTCGAGAGCGGGTTTGCCGTGCTTTCGCTCTCGTATCGCCGTCACGCCCTCATGGCGGAAGAGGTCGACGACGCCGAGGCGGCCTTCGGGCTCATGACGGCGCACCCCTTGCTCGACCCGCGCCGGCTCGCCATCCTGGGGAACAGCCACGGCGGATCCATCGCCATCGTCACGGCCCCGCGCACCACGGCGCGCGCCGTGGTCGAGTACTGCGGCGTCACCGACATCGAGGTCATGGTGCGCTACCTCACCGTGTCGCGCCTGAGAGCCAGCACCCCTCTGGTGCGCGAAGCCCTCGACGACCTCAAGCGCATCTGCGGCGGCACGTTCGATGAGGTTCCTGAGGTGTACCGCGCCCTCTCGCCGGCCTACCGCATCTTCGATCTCTCGGTGCCCGTCATGATTGCCCACGGCAGCCATGACGGCATCGTCCCCGTGACGCACGCCTACATCCTGCGCGACGCCCTCGAGGCCGCCGAGAAGCCGTACGAGATGCACATCTACCCGCGCATGCCGCACCCGTTCCCGTTCCAGAAGCGTCCGCAGTCAGCCGATGTCATTGCCCGCACCATCGACTTCCTGCGGCGCTGCCTCAGCGAACCGACCACAGGTACATGAGTCGGGGGGTAGAGGCGGCGGCCGGATCGAGGC contains:
- a CDS encoding S9 family peptidase, giving the protein MARLSRLQWMTAAALGGTMVAAGLHLRRTRERWPLQSLTVIARDGRPLPAFLRLPEGSGPHPAVLMLHGGRGGAPARAAVLARSPVAVGLLESGFAVLSLSYRRHALMAEEVDDAEAAFGLMTAHPLLDPRRLAILGNSHGGSIAIVTAPRTTARAVVEYCGVTDIEVMVRYLTVSRLRASTPLVREALDDLKRICGGTFDEVPEVYRALSPAYRIFDLSVPVMIAHGSHDGIVPVTHAYILRDALEAAEKPYEMHIYPRMPHPFPFQKRPQSADVIARTIDFLRRCLSEPTTGT